Part of the Juglans regia cultivar Chandler chromosome 14, Walnut 2.0, whole genome shotgun sequence genome, gaagcaaACTCTCCATCTTTTTACCACGAATTTTGTTTTacaattaaatgaataaaaatatttaattagtacaaaaaagtgttgaaaataagataattagGATATCCAAGGGAGAATGTGCGTGATCACTTGCAATGAATAAGTTTAACAGTGTGCTTGCAAATTTATTAGAGGAAGGGAATGCAAAAGAAAGATCGAATTAGACCGGGAATGGAAtggaagggaaaagaaagattAACTTGCACACTGTATTCATGCATAAATACTAAAATGTATTCAAAGAGTTAATACTGTCACAAAGAAAGATGAATCCAACAGATCCTGAATTACATATAGAAGGCTCAAAATCTGATCAGGATAagatttatttacatttatttcATAGGAACATGCCttcaatgctcatatttacTTCTAAATCAACTTGAAGCAAAGCAAGATGCATCTGATCTTCAGTCACCTAAATATGCAAGGAAAAATTATCAGTGACTTGAATTGAGCTACAGCAGAAACAGATTCCCCTCTAAGATCCATAAACAGTTCATACCGGGGCATTTGCATATCAATAAACAAACAATATATTCATTAGATGTCTCTGTTTTGCTTGCAGGAGTAAAGGTCATTTTCATGTCTGAATGTCAAAAAATAGATCTCAATGTATCTGAATGGTCACCTCAACATGTTAGCCTTCTTCTTAAATTGAATACAATAAAGTGTGGTACATATGACTTACAAAACATTGACAACAGTCTGGGGGAAGGGGAGCAATTAGttgcaaattaataaatatagtgCTTGCAAACCTGGCTGTGGATGTATAATAAAGCAAAAGTTACACTTCGCAACTTAAAATACcattattttctcaatttgaACCCTAAACTATCCATTTGCATTCAAATTACCAAATTGTGGCAATTTGCATAATCAATCAAGATCGGACCGTTACAATCATTATGCCAAATATCTGGGTTTTCATCGATATTAACAACCAGATCTTCACCGAGGCACACATTATCAAAATCTGGTTGTTTTGAATGCAAATTTATAGTTTTTGGTAGTTTATGGTACAAGTTAAGAAGATGGTAATAGCTCGAGGGTAAAAAATACTGTTTCCCCAATAATGAAGGAACACTTGATACTTACATTAACATCTTTACTCATATAGGAAAAGGATGTTATGATTGTTGGGCCCTGTTTAGACTTTAGAAGGAAATCTCCTACATGCATTCCAGCACGAAACACATAATTCCTAGACAGTCTCTTTATGGCAGCATCAAATGGGAATGCGCATTCAATTCCTCAACCCTTCTAATCTTATTAACAGTTAAGTCAACTTGTAGTCCTAATAGATCCTCAAGAAAATCAACACCAgcaatcaaaacagagcaacagtGTTCTGTAATTGATACCTAGCTAAGCACTAGAGCCTGAAGGGGCATCATCGATGAGCTTGAACTCCTGCAACTCCTTGAAGTTCAGCCATGGCTTCTCCCAAATCTTGGCTTCATAAACTTTCTTCTTCCCGCCATCTGTAACCTCCAGTGTTATATAGTACACAGTCCCAGAAACCACCTGCTGTTTCGCATTCAGCACCTTCCCAAACTCCAGAAGTGTATTCTGCACCACAAAACGACAAAATTCAATAAAGAATAGTCACACTCGGATATATCTCACAAGACGATTTTCCCCCAAATAACCAATATCTTGACGTGCTAATAAAATCCATTAAAATGTTTgggcaaaagataaaaaataaaataacc contains:
- the LOC109000616 gene encoding cysteine proteinase inhibitor A-like, which gives rise to MATVGGISDVDEGKQNSLEIDSLARFAVDEHNKKQNTLLEFGKVLNAKQQVVSGTVYYITLEVTDGGKKKVYEAKIWEKPWLNFKELQEFKLIDDAPSGSSA